GAATGACTTTATCAATTCCACTTCCCCTCTCTTCACATATTTTTATACGTCGCATAAAAGCGGCAAGGGATTCATTTCTCGACTGAGGTGGACAATCTATGAACCTTAGAGTGTCTATAAGAGGTATTCCAGGATTTGTAATTTCAATTCTGTCGGAGAATATTTCGATCATTGGCCCTGTTCCAGACATATTAAAGTCTTGGTGAATAAGAGCATTTGCAACTAGTTCTCGAATCGCTATTTCGGGATACATTGGCACTTCTTTCCTAAGTGCTTGAGATATAACTTCATTTTGAGGTAGCTGGCTAGTAATATATGAGATTAAACCTTGAAATCCTATTGCATAACCACGACCACCTTGTATCTCCCTGATAGTTTCAATCTTATTACAGCCTTTATAGGTTATAACTCGTACACGCTTTCTGGATAATGTTTCAAATTTATCCAAGCGCCTCGCTAATAAGATTGCTCCCAAGTTCGTAATGCTATAACTTCGTGGAAATTCTGCTTGGATGAATTTTTCAGCCACCATCCTAGAGATTATTTCTGTTGCCTCTTCTGGCTGTCTTTGATCGATCAACTCAAAATATCTTGAGAAATCAATTAATTCTAATAGTTCAGGAATTGGTAAATTTTGGTAGGTTAATCTACCTTCAAAAGTCAAGCGTGAAAGAAGCATCCAAATCTCCCGCTCTTTTTCTGGATGCTCTGATAACTTTTTCTTATAGCTTCCAATCCTAACAAATTCTTCAGATTTAAATTTTACTGGTATATGGTCAGCGCACGGAATCTCGGCAATAACAATTTTTTTATTATTGAATAGAAATTCATGCATTTTAAAATTAATTCTTGGCTTTAGCTTTGTGGAGAGCCAGTTTTCAAGTTCCTGGCCTTTAATTCTTTTTTCTCTGGGGCAAAAATCAGTGCCAACAATTTCGTGATTACCATCTTTAACACCCCAAACTAGATATCCATATTGCCTGCCAACTATAAGCGCTGAATTAGAGAGAGCGGAAAAGTATTCGCCAATTTCTTGTGGATCTGAGTTGTTCTCTTTGAATTCAACCCACTCCGTTTCCTGTGCTAGTGCGACAAGCTCTAGTAAAAGTGATTTCAACGTTTCATCATCTTTATTCATTGCAAAACAAAAAAAGAATGTTCAGCTAGAAAACCTAAAATAGTAACTGATTTTTCCTAGCTTAACCTGGATTTAGCAAATCTTTCTGATCCCTAATTCGTTGTTGATAGGAATTGCCTGAAAATTTTATTGCTTCATTGACGATCATTTATCATCAAATTGGAGTTGATTAATTACCCACATAAAACTACTCCAGTTCAGTCAGGCAATTGACGATCGGGCGATCGGAATTAACGAAATTGATTAGAAATACTTAAGATTGCTCGGTTTTGCGAAGCTTGTACCCCAACCCATAAACGGTTTGAATTAAATCATCCGGTGCGCCATTGCTTTTTAACTTTTGACGCAAGCTGCGAATATGCATTTTCACTGCCTCTTCACTGGGTGCATCCGCATCCGCTGACCACAATAATTCCAGGATTTTAGTGCGACTGAGTACGCGGCTCCCAGCCCGTAAGAATATTTCCAAAAGGCCATATTCTTTGGGAGTAAGAGGTAAGGGCTTCATATCAAAGCTGGCAGTACAGCCATTGGGATCTAATTCCAGCTTTTCCCATCGCAGCACAAAGGAAAACTGAGCATCACGCCGCCGCATCAGCGCCCGAATCCGCGCTTCCAATTCAGCGAGTTCAAAGGGTTTGACCAAATAATCGTCCGCCCCAGAATCTAGACCCAGCACCTTATCATTCAGCTTACCCTTGGCAGTCATCATCAATACTGGAATTTTCGAGCCTTTATTACGCAACTTTTGACACAGACCGACCCCATCAAGCTTGGGTAAAATCACGTCTAGCAGGACTAAATCATAGTCATAGGCTTCCAGCAGATCCCACCCGGCTTGGCCGTCGTAGGCCGTGTCTACAATATTGTTGCTACTAGTTAAAGCTAAAGAGATAGCCTCAGCGATCGGCTCATCGTCTTCAACTACCAAAATTCGCATGCCGTCTGATTGGTATTAAGTAGTTATTAATGGTCATTGATATTCAAGAGTTTAGTAATGCCCAATAATGATCTAGATTGATACCAATTTCCTAGAGTGACTATG
The sequence above is a segment of the Pseudanabaena sp. PCC 7367 genome. Coding sequences within it:
- a CDS encoding response regulator transcription factor: MRILVVEDDEPIAEAISLALTSSNNIVDTAYDGQAGWDLLEAYDYDLVLLDVILPKLDGVGLCQKLRNKGSKIPVLMMTAKGKLNDKVLGLDSGADDYLVKPFELAELEARIRALMRRRDAQFSFVLRWEKLELDPNGCTASFDMKPLPLTPKEYGLLEIFLRAGSRVLSRTKILELLWSADADAPSEEAVKMHIRSLRQKLKSNGAPDDLIQTVYGLGYKLRKTEQS
- a CDS encoding ATP-binding protein; this translates as MNKDDETLKSLLLELVALAQETEWVEFKENNSDPQEIGEYFSALSNSALIVGRQYGYLVWGVKDGNHEIVGTDFCPREKRIKGQELENWLSTKLKPRINFKMHEFLFNNKKIVIAEIPCADHIPVKFKSEEFVRIGSYKKKLSEHPEKEREIWMLLSRLTFEGRLTYQNLPIPELLELIDFSRYFELIDQRQPEEATEIISRMVAEKFIQAEFPRSYSITNLGAILLARRLDKFETLSRKRVRVITYKGCNKIETIREIQGGRGYAIGFQGLISYITSQLPQNEVISQALRKEVPMYPEIAIRELVANALIHQDFNMSGTGPMIEIFSDRIEITNPGIPLIDTLRFIDCPPQSRNESLAAFMRRIKICEERGSGIDKVIREVEIFQLPAPEFEVTGNNHTRAILYAHKDLAEMDNQDKIRACYQHACLRYVSRDVMTNSSLRERFSIEDKNQSIASRIIAETLNADLIKRYDPSNKSKKLYRYVPFWA